The DNA sequence caattaaattgggAGGGGTtttgactaggttactgtcatATGCACCAATCTCAAACTCTGctgcttcttgcaaagcactgtcacttgaatgtgataaacttgcctcccccatagcaggatcattgacaattgtactcctagcatcaactgccaaagcaatttctgctagggttttgaggggagttattccTACATGAaaaacctccaattgaattggagaggatttagatagttCCCCCTCagaagtactaccctcaaaccttacagtccGTGAAGACTGATTTACACATGAAGGTGTATTTAGTATCgccatggggtcttcagtaaaaaatgatgaatcacccatggttttgatggtgtcatcaaggtatACCCCAgttagtagcctctcaccatcaaaaatgaagtgtctgggtggtgagcaaggtttcttgaaccaagtcactttaatgagcttgcacttgagaattgaATTCAGGTGCTGTTggtagagaagaaatttgagatatgagaTGTTGTTATCAGCTGTGAGTGTTGCCAGCTACCCCTGAATGAATAAGGAAGTttcaaaagatgtgccctcactgtgtgtgccatccttatttctcctaccatacacttgaattgcttcaggtgcaggctATGCAGACTTTGTACATGGTACATTAGGGTGAATGCCCTTTTTAATtgacacaccctgttgagaggatgtatctagagtctgtttagtccccatttttataactacatcctgttgggaggatacagaggtggcttgagtggtcagctcagatttcttactcctttttgatttcttgaccaagggtgactcagcttcagtttgatcctcaccactctcagttataacTGATAAAGTtaccccctttctcttctttttactcacctcatccttttgagaagatgaggtggttatTTGCCTAGCTTCTACAGGTTTTGAAGGAACAGGCTGaacatgggtaggttcctgtaggtgtgcctgtgtttgtgctttcacatgctcaggaaccattgttgcactaggttgACTTGTACTAGATCTCATGTCTCGCACAAAATAAAGGTAAGtattaaatctttcaatcatgaaaggtgttaacttaagacttactggaatcttaatcttagtaagaagtgatccaaataaaattttggatacttgcttacagttgccaatTAGTGTCATGTTTATACCTTCCAGCAaatgtatgtcattaactttataatttaaagctgacattataaatctaggcagaaaaatctccttacctcttgactccaatggtATTGTGAGTCTGGTGCTCAGCTCCTCCAATATGTAGTGTCCTACGTTTATCTggatatgttgtcaaatcctgacttccTGTAAGTGAAGGCCCTTATTACTGAGTCAAACAAGAAGGACCACTCTCTCCTCAAGTTCTTCTTGTTCATGCTTACCAagttgatcttctcagaatagttgataaagtccatgaattcatagaGTTCATCCTAATTTGGGATTCCCACCACCTTGTCAGTTAGAATGTTCAAGGCCAAGTTCATGTCAGCTTCAGTTATTTCCACCTGTTGTCCTTTAATTTGACAGTTGACAACCAAGCTTGAAGATTAATCCTCATGAATAACTGTTCTAGGCACAACTGAGTTCCAAAAGTAACCCAATACATCCAGATATAGAACTGGGTTAGCTGTGAGAGCTTCAACAAAATAGGTTTCAGATAAGAACTTGacaaagcttttgaaagcttcAGGAGCTTGATTGGCATCTAAAAATACAAAAAAGTTGGTCTCCTTGGGGATGAAGGGTGCAATATTGTTGGCTTCCATTGATATACGTATGAAGTTTAGTAGGTAAAAGAAATTTGTGAGAAAGGaggaaaaatgagagagaaatcggttttggattgaaagtTAAGttacttgagatctcgaaagttgtaagtatatatatatatatcgagatgtctaggtatttatagtaaaagtaaatgacttgtcgagaactcaaaaatagacgtttggaattagtctatcgagaagtcattttaagaaatgaaaaaatatcgagaagtcattttaaattactcttatagagaactaaaaattgacttatcgagatgtcaaataaatgcccagtttgtccaaaaatggactgaattaattccaacttttatttgaataaattcaaaataaaattagaataaatttgccaaaagtattttaccaaaataatttattaagttaaattatttcagttctgagttattgagaagtctaaaaattatacttgtagagaactctatgaattaacactactagagaactctacaagggCTTACCGATAAGTCATAATTAAGCTTAttgagaagtcactcgagaagtcattCACTAATAGAAATAGTGCCTACGACATCATTcctttaacatcggttagaaatgtcACTGATGTTAAAAGTAATTTTAACATTGGTTgctttaaaaccgatgttaaaggtgtTGTAAGACATCAGTATCTAAACCAACCGATTTctataatcattttaaaaaaaataaaaaaggcccgcttctttctttcccccgttaatacaccaaaaaattcccccttaaccaaattttttatttttagtttCCCCCCATTAACCAAAACAGTTTCCCCCCTTCTCTCCCTCTCagctctctcattctctcttctcttttctttctcactgtcttgtctctcttctctctcatctctcactgTCTCTCTTCTCACTCTCTTTAACCTAAAACCCCTAAAATTTATATGAGTTAAACTCGATTAATTCATAAATCGAGGTCGATTGGTGATGAAGAGCCTTGAAGAAAGTCTGGACTACTCGATTAGTGTGTGAAAAGTATAttttttcgaatttaatttcaaattttatgttttgattttaatCGAGTTTGTTTACAGGTCGGTCTCTGGAGCTGGATTTGGTTAATCTTGAAGTGGGTTTGCTCGATTTAGTAAGATTATACATGCATGTGTATGTTTTGTTACTTTAATAGATGCATGTGTTCCTCCTTGTTCTTGTTTAATTTTAATAGATGCGTGTGTATGGATCCTGTTTAGTTTATGTTGTGTATGTTCTTGTTCTTgttctgtttagtttatgttgtTTATGTTGTGTTCCTCGCTGTATATTCTTGTTTAGTTTAAGTGTGAAATTGTATATGTGTAAACATGTGTAGttgtaataattaatttatatgtttaATTTTGCGTGTTACAAGCATTCGTATGTTTAATTTATATgcataattaatttatatatttaattatgtTTAATCCTAAATAAGTAAACAACTAAGTGTTACTTCTTAATGTTTGAAATGATAAACAGGTAGGTTGCTAGGTTGCTAGGTTGCTGTTTGTCTTAAAAATATATGGACAAGTCGTGGATTTTTAAAGACAAGGATTCTTTAGAATATGAGGTAGGGGTTGAAAGTTTCTTAATATTTGCAGAAGAAAACTCAAAGGATCCTAAGAACATCCCTTGTCCTTGTGGGCGCTGCgttaattttagaaaatataacGTAAAAGTAATACAGGGTCATTTATATAAAAAAGGTTTTAGTTTTGGGTATactgattggatttggcatggagaaaCTAGTTCTAAGAGTGTTAGGTCATCTACATTTCTACCTAAGGAGCAAAATGCTCAATCCGAAACTGTTGATGTTTGTGAAGCTGCTTATAATTTGGACGATCATGATTCGTATGACTTCAATAGGTTTGTAGCTGATGCAGAACGACCTTTGTATAAGGGTAGTGAATGTACGAAGTTAGAGTCAATGTTAAAGCTATATAATTGGAAAGCTAGGTTTGGTATTAGCGATAGCGCCTTTACTGAACTTCTCACATCTATTGGTTCTTTTCTTCCTCAAGATCATGTGTTACTGGTTAATGCGTATGAGGCAAAGAAAACATTATCTGACTTGGGCCTCGAGTACATTAAATTTCATGCATGTCCGAACAATTATATACTCTACAGGGGTATAAATCTTAATGCATCTGAGTGTCCTAAATATCGTTTATCTCGCTGGAAGGTTGCGAAAGATGGTAAACTTAGGGTAAATAGTCCAGCCAAGGTTATGTGGTATTTTCCTATCATTCCTAGGTTTAAAAGAATGTTTAAATCTCCTGATACCGCTGAACAGTTGATTTGGCATTCAAAACAGCAGTCAAATGATGGTCAGATGCGGCATTCGGCCGACTCTCCTTCATGGAGGAATATTGATTATCGCTGGCCTTCATTTGCTAGTGATCCAATAAACCTTCAATTAGCTTTAGGAGCAGATGGTATAAACCCGTTTAATAATGGCCTAAGCAATAGATATAGCTGCTGGTCGATAGTATTGGTAGCTTGTttgatatatttgtgatgtcatgtctaatatgatttatgtttagtttttagatcttacttaacatgacaaatcagtacttaactggaaatcagtacttatactgaagccaggacttaagatatcagaacttaagttatcaggagatatttatcaggagataatatcaggacttaaggagactttcagataaggaaggcggctgattgaaaggaaagaagatcaagacaaatgcaagaagaaatatgcatgaagaaggaattctacgAAGAATAgtatacttggaagaaaagataactgattgatatattttaggaagcataactatattcgatatcaattagaacattatcttgtaactgtgtagtatataaacacagacataggatttacactatacgtgttatcattatcaaagttattattcattgtaaccctagcagctcttgtgataatttgttcatcactgagagaggacagttccatattgtaacagagtctattatgttgaataaaatctgtgttttgttacttgtgttctttaattcgatttgattttggtaaacactgtattcaacccccttctacagtgtgtgtgacctaacaagtggtatcagagtagatctgttaacacacaaacagtttaagatccaaaaacaatcatgtctgaagaagaacaaacttcaaccaagcccaccaaaactgaagaacctctaaagactcaaatccataatcgatatgagactattaaagttcccatattgaaaccatctgaatatcccatatggaaggtgaggatgtctatgtttctggaagctacagatccagaataccttgacagaatcaatgaaggaccacacaagccaaccaagctctctgttgtagttgcaggtgaaccagcaaagtctgtaccaaaggagaagagtgattacactgctgaagatatctcatcgattgctaaggatgctaaggtacgacacttgttgcatagtgccattgataatgtcatgtcaaacagggtaattaactgcaagaccgtaaaggagatatgggatgccttggagataagatgccagtgaactgattcaattaagaagaacaggaggctatactcactcaagagtatgagcactttgactcaaaacctgatgagtcattaactggtttatatgacagatttgtcaaactcttgaatgatttgtcactagttgacaaggaatatgatcttgaagattcaaattttaaattcctattagctcttcctgaaagttgggatttgaaggccaccactataaaaGACAATTATAATCTcgatgaaataactcttgatgaaattgatgggatgctcaagactcatgaacttgagatggaacaaagaagcaagatgaatggaagaaagtcaaggacagttgctcttaaggctgaggaggaatcccccaaagcagctgcctcaagaaaaggaaagggaaaagctctcatcacaaagtctgatactgagtcatcaagttctgatagtgatgatgactcagaaactgaaagctctcctgagatggatcctgatgaagagatgatgaagctgtgtgctcttatggtgtaAGAAATCACAAGGATttcatacaggaaattcagaaggggaaagaaattttccaggaaaggtgcaagttctgataagaagggtttcagaaaatctgaaggcaaaggaggaaagtttgacagaggagattactcaaatgtcaaatgctacaactatggtgagaaaggccacatatctcctgattgcaagaaagtgaagagtgacaaaggcaaggctcttgtcacaaagaaggaaagctggacagacacttcagattctgaaagtgaggtgaactatgccttgatggcaaatgctgatagcaattcTGATACTACTGAcctaaaggtacctcaaactacttatgcctttcatactgatgatattactgagttgagaagatatcttaaaaccatgttcattagttatagagatcaaactttaacatgtgaaagattaacttcagaaaatcttgcttataaaaagtggaatgattatttagaaaaagagttagtcatgttccatcaaactcagaaagatagagatgatgccttttatgttagggatgaggtgcttaaaatgaatgaatctctaaaaactaaattagaaaaggaaagagagattatcaggacttggactaactctggcagaacaactcataatttgttgagtagtggaaattggaaagagggcttaggttatggagatgataagaatgataaggaaactgtagaaattgagcctatagttgttaaacaaaagcccaagataaatcctgttaagtttgtagctgtaaagtctgatattgataaatcagaagttaaagagaaattaacttctgacaaatcaaaacaggataagccaactgaagttaacataggcttaatgactaagaagcagcttaaacataagctgaaagatgttaagaatgtaaacaaggtaaagccacctaggaaaaataggaatggaaaggaaggtgtgaataaaagcaatgattataagcctgttcctaatgctcctagaaagaaatattataactatggaaattctaaccatctagcttctttttacaggaagaataagaacataaactccttacctttaaagtcaggagttaagagtcagtctgttagatataggccacaaaatccttgttttcattatggtagtttatggcattccatttatacttgtaaggaatatcatagtttgtactatgattattatcaaataaaaccttctttaaagaaagttatcattattccttctagtgtaagttctgatgcaaagtctgatactgtaaatgctgataagaaaaatgttaacataaactctgttgctaaatccgctgcaaatgttaataaacttaataaggccaaaggatccaagcaagtctgggtccttaaaactaatcattagtggtctttgtgattgcagggcaataggaaaaacatcctagttctggacagtggatgttcaagatatatgactggaaataaagccctgctatcaaactttgtggaaaaagctggcccaggtgtttcttatgaagatggaaacattggaaaaacactgggatatggcaatatcaatcttgggaatgtcatcattaaagaagtagctctggtctcaggacttaaacacaatctgctgagtgtgagtcaaatctgtgacagaggttatcatgtggatttctttgaagaacactgtgaagttgtaagcaaatctacaggcaaagttgttctgaaaggatacaggcatggtaacatttataaagccaagctttcaacaagtactgatggttctgcaatctgtctgttaagtagagcatcaattgaagaaagctggaattggcacaagaaactgtgacgccctcaatctcggggttaggaaatgaggactcacacacctctaatctactaattaaatatgcataaaccccgatttcctactaacaggatcaacaggataaagtatgagacaagattacaactaccaatcatagaatataacttacaaacccaaaatattattaaataatccatatcgattccggctgggaaccgacagataacccattatatctttaaacacctcttactaggcgcgagctcactcataacctgtactacctgctctggcaactggaagccctcaacacggtagggaccaccaggtacgctcttacgagcagtgcgcctaagcctggccatcttcttgcttaactgccatggttagattaagacaaaacaatgagtataaaactcagcaagtaactatatagcagttctacaatatcaaatctcaatatactttgaataaactagggcattctactctGGCTAATCTAGGTGGTAGATTTCCGTATATtcatttttttgttttctttgggataaggaaaggtatccgaagaatagttgggctttcaagaaacaaggctcgaaacaggatgaaagccgacattcaacacaaaccattataggatcaaaatagatctttcgatagaggaaagcaacagtatttcaagatatagaatcattcatatgatcaataatttcaggaatcagggttctgagctttaagctccacaataacataatcaactcttttcaaaacaatataaaccattttcatttccaaaaatccatttactgaacaaaagtttcagttcccttttaaataatcatttagaacccttgattggatcacttatctttccatttcattatatacgggtgatcagcccgtatcgacctccattccggtctttaaggtaccattcggcataatttcagccttaaattggactagtcccactagcctcttaccatgactggactagtcccactagcctcttacgtctcaatccaatccatcaggaattcattcggaaaaccttgagttggaaaaaaaaacaaataggttttctaaaattcattttatcattaccaagcctttgaaatcattcggactctttcaagtcgaaactcattcttcaTTCAGATTTAAAtaaaacaaagttcagggagtgaatcaaagatacacaaggaacaattctcaagaattctgtatcaaggataacaagacACTAAACTAGAAGGATAAACATTGATTTAgagatcaatagggtgatcaaaagaaacagaatatcattaaacaaggttaaccaagataattaaaggttcaatataatcatggcattataggtaacttgaacagaaatgttaggttatcaatgagtgaaatcaataggcttatcaataacaggttatcaagaacaaagggtacttcaaattaatatcagggtttcataaagcaagggtttcatactttaacagttcaatactctacatggtatgaacaacatttcctttataatcatttacacaagtaatcagagttacttgcctgaaattgctttcctgagggttgaactactgccacctaatatacttttccctttcctagcccgaatgccctcacgctccgattCTACAacaaaaaccaaaaccttaatttgattcccaactctcgttcccggaacgatcacactatacgataactcgattatattcttgactcgaactatatgagtatagcttatacaaataagcacacagcacatagcacatagcacaattctttctcgtagtttttatatccttatatacctagcaatcaaagcgtactcgcttgacctaggctatttctcaaatcacactaacacgactcttttacgagtactagaccttatttaaaccaaacatttacgtgcatactatcgcTTATATTAATCAACTTAATTACCTTTACCtttgttccttaattcgaaccacacaTACAAAAACACATCCACATATATTCATTTTCAATCTCATAAAAGCAAGCACAACTAATGCGATTCACAAGGATTATTTAGCACTTAAAATTCATCCCTTTTAACCAAAAAATCCGAATCTTACTTTTATTAAGATCGAAATCAACACTTCCGTTTAATTACCAAAATTCGAACATAACACTTCTTAATTTTTGTCATGCAATCAAAATCTTACTTAGCCATTAAATCAACTTAATTTCGCCTTTTTATTCCTAAGAATCCATTCGAGTTTTTTTTTCCATAAATCGACATACAAGGCAATACATCACATTCTCTACCTATTTTAGTTTTTAACAAGATCATTCCATACAACATCTAACTcattcaaccaacatgcatttgctcaatcaataattaaccccccttttatcttgttttcattcggcaaaaacatggttttcaactcaaagactaatCATTTAACATGCACTAATTGATCAtctttaaaactatcatgcaatcACATTTAAGCCACATAAACCCGAAGCAAAGATTCACATGCAACctcaatttttgatttttctaagcacaatcatatgcacacattcatttacaatcaaaggaatcatttaatcaaacacccactcgatttttatcaaagaagccaaaaacccttttccaaattttcaagaaatcttaaTATGCATGCATCATTTCAAGTTTATAAATTACAATTTTTATTAACAACTATCCACTATTGATTTCATGGTCAAAAATCAACTTTATCACTTTAAGAACATAAACCCATTCGGTTATATAGAAAAACACCACATGCATCTACGAAAATTTAAGTGTACTTTGTGTAGAGTTCAGTTTTCACATCACAAgtcaccaccggttcaccggagttcatcaccggtggcggtggcttcacggtggtgccctcattcgagggtgtccaaccacgaaacccccaaTTTCCGTCAATTACgcaaaataactaacatgcacatcttttCTATCATTTGTTTGCAAAGAATCAAGCTTTAAACAAGATAACATCAATCAACAACAAGAAGAACCATGTGGTTCTCGGGTCAACACACACACCGAACACACACAACACCCACACATCGACATGCAAGCTTAATCACACACATGCAAACACTTCTACCTACAAATAAGTGTTTAACAAGAagatttagggatgattggtgtgtttgatcaaagaaaagagaggaataccgagagaaatcaaagagagagagagagttgccgagagagagagagagtgagagtgagagttcgggagagaaagagagaaaggagagaagagaaagtgagagcacaaaaagaaagaaaagaaagaaaggtggattatatatagcacttagaaacaagggcaatctagtaatttaccaacttccttttaatcactcattccttttctttttacttaaatgcgataaaattcaaatacaaaatatatctctctcggaaagtcgagaattattgaaaataacatttttaacgcgtaggtctcgaaattagcttttcatccattactcataataagaatttgagcgagcggttgattttatatgaatttcgcaaacttgccttaataaatacctttttcacataaaa is a window from the Apium graveolens cultivar Ventura chromosome 1, ASM990537v1, whole genome shotgun sequence genome containing:
- the LOC141707574 gene encoding uncharacterized protein LOC141707574; this translates as MDKSWIFKDKDSLEYEVGVESFLIFAEENSKDPKNIPCPCGRCVNFRKYNVKVIQGHLYKKGFSFGYTDWIWHGETSSKSVRSSTFLPKEQNAQSETVDVCEAAYNLDDHDSYDFNRFVADAERPLYKGSECTKLESMLKLYNWKARFGISDSAFTELLTSIGSFLPQDHVLLVNAYEAKKTLSDLGLEYIKFHACPNNYILYRGINLNASECPKYRLSRWKVAKDGKLRVNSPAKVMWYFPIIPRFKRMFKSPDTAEQLIWHSKQQSNDGQMRHSADSPSWRNIDYRWPSFASDPINLQLALGADGINPFNNGLSNRYSCWSIVLVACLIYL